A stretch of Geotrypetes seraphini chromosome 2, aGeoSer1.1, whole genome shotgun sequence DNA encodes these proteins:
- the LOC117355229 gene encoding zinc finger protein 850-like isoform X7 — protein sequence MSKDQREMAAGASAQMQVKFEDVAVSFSQEEWEYLDEGQKELYREVMKENYETLISLGSVRISPDLFLWIKQDGETHIQDPQESGEREVRHSDKDTEAMQEMKREENQENWLLEIEPIPRQSGNVSENISQMIESRNSRNYQQKSDRKLINIPEFQRHPKEERPLRSKNSDQMAESEKKPRDPARESLDAVTEGEKSDRELTNIPELQRYPREERPLRSKNSDQMAESEKKPRDPARESLDAVTEGEKSDRELTNIPELQRYPRKERPLRSKNSDQMAESEKKPRDPARESLDAVTEGEKSDRELTNIPELQRYPREERPLRSKNSDQMAESEKKPRDPARDSLDAVTEGEKSDRELTNIPELQRYPREERPLRSKDSDQMAESEKKPRDPARDSLDAVTEGEKSDRELTNIPEHQRHPREERPLRNKNSDQMAFQLHEGERKGKKSILCDTAGTSLGLKCLQRSPENDKCFSHQSNLRKHDRIHTGKRLYTCPEYGKCFSHQSNLRKHERIHTGKRLYTCPEYGKCFSQQSILKMHKRIHIGEKPYLCPECGKSFNFQSALKRHERIHTGEKPYTCSECGKSFNQQSALKTHRRSHTGEKPYTCSECGKSFNRQSVLKIHRRIHTGEKPYTCSECGKNYNQKSALKTHERSHTGEKPYTCSECGKSFKNQSALNTHERIHTGEKPYTCSECGKNYNQKSALKTHERSHTGEKPYTCSECGKSFKNQSALNTHERIHTGEKPYTCSECGKSFNQQSALKTHRRSHTGEKPYTCSECGKSFNRQSVLKIHRRIHTGEKPYTCSECGKNYNQKSALKTHERSHTGEKPYTCSECGKSFKNQSALNTHERIHTGEKPYTCSECGKSFNRQSALKSHRWIHSEEKPYTCSECGKSFNCLSVLKRHELIHTGEKPYTCSECGKSFNLQSALKSHRWIHSEEKPYTCSECGKSFNCLSVLKRHELIHTGEKPYTCSECGKNYNQQSALKTHERIHTGEKPYTCSECGKSFNRHSALKTHRWIHTGDKPCKCSECGKSFNNQSTLKTHERIHTGEKPYTCSECGKSFNRQSVLKIHRWIHTGEKPYTCSECGKNYNQQSALKTHERIHTGEKPYTCSECGKSFKNQSALKTHERIHTGEKPYTCSECGKSFNNQSALKTHERIHTGEKPYTCTECGKSFNRQSVLKIHRWIHTGEKPYTCSECGKNYNQQSALKTHERIHTGEKPYTCSECGKSFKNQSALKTHERIHTGEKPCTCSECGKSFNNQSTLKTHERIHTGEKPYTCSECGKSFKNQSALKTHERIHTGEKPYTCSECGKSFKNQSTLKTHERIHTGEKPYTCSECGKSFKNQSTLKTHERIHTGEKPYTCSECGKSFKNQSALKTHERIHTGEKPYTCSECGKSFNNQSALKTHERIHTGEKPYTCSECGKSFNRQSVLKIHRWIHTGEKPYAVQNVVKAQMGITFKEIHEDS from the exons atgcaggtgaagtttgaggacgtggctgtctctttctcccaggaggagtgggaatatttagatgaagggcagaaggagctttacagggaggtgatgaaggagaattatgagactCTGATCTCCCTAG GCTCTGTAAGGATAAGTCCTGATCTGTTCTTGTGGATTAAACAAGATGGAGAGACACATATCCAGGATCCCCAGGAGTCAGGAGAGAGAGAAGTTAGACATTCAGACAAGG ATACTGAGGCAATGCAGGAGATGAAGAGGGAGGAGAATCAAGAAAACTGGCTTCTAGAAATTGAACCCATTCCAAGACAATCAGGAAACGTCAGTGAGAATATTTCCCAGATGATTGAAAGTCGAAACTCAAGGAATTATCAACAGAAAAGTGACAGGAAACTCATAAACATCCCTGAGTTCCAGAGACACCCGAAAGAAGAGAGACCCTTACGAAGTAAAAACAGCGACCAAATGGCGGAATCGGAGAAGAAGCCGAGAGACCCTGCAAGAGAATCCCTGGATGCAGTCACTGAGGGTGAGAAAAGTGACAGGGAACTCACAAAcatccctgagctccagagaTACCCGAGAGAAGAGAGACCCTTACGAAGTAAAAACAGCGACCAAATGGCGGAATCGGAGAAGAAGCCGAGAGACCCTGCAAGAGAATCCCTGGATGCAGTCACTGAGGGTGAGAAAAGTGACAGGGAACTCACAAAcatccctgagctccagagaTACCCGAGAAAAGAGAGACCCTTACGAAGTAAAAACAGCGACCAAATGGCGGAATCGGAGAAGAAGCCGAGAGACCCTGCAAGAGAATCCCTGGATGCAGTCACTGAGGGTGAGAAAAGTGACAGGGAACTCACAAACATTCCTGAGCTCCAGAGATACCCGAGAGAAGAGAGACCCTTACGAAGTAAAAACAGCGACCAAATGGCGGAATCGGAGAAGAAGCCGAGAGACCCTGCAAGAGACTCCCTGGATGCAGTCACTGAGGGTGAGAAAAGTGACAGGGAACTCACAAAcatccctgagctccagagaTACCCGAGAGAAGAGAGACCCTTACGAAGTAAAGACAGCGACCAAATGGCGGAATCGGAGAAGAAGCCGAGAGACCCTGCAAGAGACTCCCTGGATGCAGTCACTGAGGGTGAGAAAAGTGACAGGGAACTCACAAACATCCCTGAGCACCAGAGACACCCGAGAGAAGAGAGACCCTTACGAAATAAAAACAGCGACCAAATGGCTTTTCAACTCcatgagggagagagaaaagggaagAAATCCATTCTATGTGACACCGCTGGAACAAGCCTTG GTTTAAAATGTCTTCAAAGGAGCCCTGAGAATGACAAATGTTTTAGTCACCAATCAAACTTAAGAAAACATGATAGGATTCATACCGGAAAGAGACTGTATACCTGTCCAGAATATGGGAAATGTTTTAGTCACCAATCAAACTTAAGAaaacatgagaggattcataccgGAAAGAGACTGTATACCTGTCCAGAATATGGGAAATGTTTTAGTCAGCAGTcaattttaaaaatgcacaagagaaTTCATAttggagaaaaaccatatttaTGCCcagagtgtggtaaaagctttaatttTCAGTCAGCTTTAAAAagacatgagaggattcatactggagagaaaccatatacatgctcagaatgtggtaaaagctttaatcagcaGTCAGCTTTAAAAACACACAGGAGgagtcatactggagagaaaccatatacatgctcagaatgtggtaaaagctttaatcggcagtcagttttaaaaatacacaggaggattcatactggagagaaaccatatacatgctcagaatgtggtaaaaactaTAATCAGAAGTCAGCATTAAAAACACATGAGAGgagtcatactggagagaaaccatatacatgctcagaatgtggtaaaagctttaaaaaTCAGTCAGCGTTAAATacacatgagaggattcatactggagagaaaccatatacatgctcagaatgtggtaaaaactaTAATCAGAAGTCAGCATTAAAAACACATGAGAGgagtcatactggagagaaaccatatacatgctcagaatgtggtaaaagctttaaaaaTCAGTCAGCGTTAAATacacatgagaggattcatactggagagaaaccatatacatgctcagaatgtggtaaaagctttaatcagcaGTCAGCTTTAAAAACACACAGGAGgagtcatactggagagaaaccatatacatgctcagaatgtggtaaaagctttaatcggcagtcagttttaaaaatacacaggaggattcatactggagagaaaccatatacatgctcagaatgtggtaaaaactaTAATCAGAAGTCAGCATTAAAAACACATGAGAGgagtcatactggagagaaaccatatacatgctcagaatgtggtaaaagctttaaaaaTCAGTCAGCGTTAAATacacatgagaggattcatactggagagaaaccatatacatgctcagaatgtggtaaaagctttaatcggCAATCAGCTTTAAAATCACACAGATGGATTCATTCGGAagaaaaaccatatacatgctcagaatgtggtaaaagctttaattgTCTGTCGGTTTTAAAAAGACATGAgttgattcatactggagagaaaccatatacatgctcagaatgtggtaaaagctttaatctgCAGTCAGCTTTAAAATCACACAGATGGATTCATTCGGAagaaaaaccatatacatgctcagaatgtggtaaaagctttaattgTCTGTCGGTTTTAAAAAGACATGAgttgattcatactggagagaaaccatatacatgctcagaatgtggtaaaaactaTAATCAGCAGTCAGCATTAAAAacacatgagaggattcatactggagagaaaccatatacatgctcagaatgtggtaaaagctttaatcggCATTCAGCTTTAAAAACACACAGGTGGATTCATACAGGAGACAAACCATGTAAAtgctcagaatgtggtaaaagctttaataaTCAGTCAACGTTAAAAacacatgagaggattcatactggagaaaaaccatatacatgctcagaatgtggtaaaagctttaatcggcagtcagttttaaaaatacacaggtggattcatactggagagaaaccatatacatgctcagaatgtggtaaaaactaTAATCAGCAGTCAGCATTAAAAacacatgagaggattcatactggagagaaaccatatacatgctcagaatgtggtaaaagctttaaaaaTCAGTCAGCATTAAAAacacatgagaggattcatactggagagaaaccatatacatgctcagaatgtggtaaaagctttaataaTCAGTCAGCGTTAAAAacacatgagaggattcatactggagaaaaaccatatacatgcacagaatgtggtaaaagctttaatcggcagtcagttttaaaaatacacaggtggattcatactggagagaaaccatatacatgctcagaatgtggtaaaaactaTAATCAGCAGTCAGCATTAAAAacacatgagaggattcatactggagagaaaccatatacatgctcagaatgtggtaaaagctttaaaaaTCAGTCAGCATTAAAAacacatgagaggattcatacaggagaaaaaccatgtacatgctcagaatgtggtaaaagctttaataaTCAGTCAACGTTAAAAacacatgagaggattcatactggagaaaaaccatatacatgctcagaatgtggtaaaagctttaaaaaTCAGTCAGCATTAAAAacacatgagaggattcatacaggagaaaaaccatatacatgctcagaatgtggtaaaagctttaaaaaTCAGTCAACGTTAAAAacacatgagaggattcatacaggagaaaaaccatatacatgctcagaatgtggtaaaagctttaaaaaTCAGTCAACGTTAAAAacacatgagaggattcatactggagaaaaaccatatacatgctcagaatgtggtaaaagctttaaaaaTCAGTCAGCATTAAAAacacatgagaggattcatacaggagaaaaaccatatacatgctcagaatgtggtaaaagctttaataaTCAGTCAGCATTAAAAacacatgagaggattcatactggagaaaaaccatatacatgctcagaatgtggtaaaagctttaatcggcagtcagttttaaaaatacacaggtggattcatactggagagaaaccatatgcTGTGCAGAATGTTGTAAAAGCACAAATGGGCATCACATTTAAAGAGATACATGAAGATTCATAA
- the LOC117355229 gene encoding zinc finger protein 850-like isoform X4 has translation MEPQFSSFSASALLSPPSPEVEEEEPQMSKAQREMAAGASAQMQVKFEDVAVSFSQEEWEYLDEGQKELYREVMKENYETLISLGSVRISPDLFSWIKQDGETHIQDPQESGEREVRHSDKADTEAMQEMKREENQENWLLEIEPIPRQSGNVSENISQMIESRNSRNYQQKSDRKLINIPEFQRHPKEERPLRSKNSDQMAESEKKPRDPARESLDAVTEGEKSDRELTNIPELQRYPREERPLRSKNSDQMAESEKKPRDPARESLDAVTEGEKSDRELTNIPELQRYPRKERPLRSKNSDQMAESEKKPRDPARESLDAVTEGEKSDRELTNIPELQRYPREERPLRSKNSDQMAESEKKPRDPARDSLDAVTEGEKSDRELTNIPELQRYPREERPLRSKDSDQMAESEKKPRDPARDSLDAVTEGEKSDRELTNIPEHQRHPREERPLRNKNSDQMAFQLHEGERKGKKSILCDTAGTSLGLKCLQRSPENDKCFSHQSNLRKHDRIHTGKRLYTCPEYGKCFSHQSNLRKHERIHTGKRLYTCPEYGKCFSQQSILKMHKRIHIGEKPYLCPECGKSFNFQSALKRHERIHTGEKPYTCSECGKSFNQQSALKTHRRSHTGEKPYTCSECGKSFNRQSVLKIHRRIHTGEKPYTCSECGKNYNQKSALKTHERSHTGEKPYTCSECGKSFKNQSALNTHERIHTGEKPYTCSECGKNYNQKSALKTHERSHTGEKPYTCSECGKSFKNQSALNTHERIHTGEKPYTCSECGKSFNQQSALKTHRRSHTGEKPYTCSECGKSFNRQSVLKIHRRIHTGEKPYTCSECGKNYNQKSALKTHERSHTGEKPYTCSECGKSFKNQSALNTHERIHTGEKPYTCSECGKSFNRQSALKSHRWIHSEEKPYTCSECGKSFNCLSVLKRHELIHTGEKPYTCSECGKSFNLQSALKSHRWIHSEEKPYTCSECGKSFNCLSVLKRHELIHTGEKPYTCSECGKNYNQQSALKTHERIHTGEKPYTCSECGKSFNRHSALKTHRWIHTGDKPCKCSECGKSFNNQSTLKTHERIHTGEKPYTCSECGKSFNRQSVLKIHRWIHTGEKPYTCSECGKNYNQQSALKTHERIHTGEKPYTCSECGKSFKNQSALKTHERIHTGEKPYTCSECGKSFNNQSALKTHERIHTGEKPYTCTECGKSFNRQSVLKIHRWIHTGEKPYTCSECGKNYNQQSALKTHERIHTGEKPYTCSECGKSFKNQSALKTHERIHTGEKPCTCSECGKSFNNQSTLKTHERIHTGEKPYTCSECGKSFKNQSALKTHERIHTGEKPYTCSECGKSFKNQSTLKTHERIHTGEKPYTCSECGKSFKNQSTLKTHERIHTGEKPYTCSECGKSFKNQSALKTHERIHTGEKPYTCSECGKSFNNQSALKTHERIHTGEKPYTCSECGKSFNRQSVLKIHRWIHTGEKPYAVQNVVKAQMGITFKEIHEDS, from the exons CAGATACTGAGGCAATGCAGGAGATGAAGAGGGAGGAGAATCAAGAAAACTGGCTTCTAGAAATTGAACCCATTCCAAGACAATCAGGAAACGTCAGTGAGAATATTTCCCAGATGATTGAAAGTCGAAACTCAAGGAATTATCAACAGAAAAGTGACAGGAAACTCATAAACATCCCTGAGTTCCAGAGACACCCGAAAGAAGAGAGACCCTTACGAAGTAAAAACAGCGACCAAATGGCGGAATCGGAGAAGAAGCCGAGAGACCCTGCAAGAGAATCCCTGGATGCAGTCACTGAGGGTGAGAAAAGTGACAGGGAACTCACAAAcatccctgagctccagagaTACCCGAGAGAAGAGAGACCCTTACGAAGTAAAAACAGCGACCAAATGGCGGAATCGGAGAAGAAGCCGAGAGACCCTGCAAGAGAATCCCTGGATGCAGTCACTGAGGGTGAGAAAAGTGACAGGGAACTCACAAAcatccctgagctccagagaTACCCGAGAAAAGAGAGACCCTTACGAAGTAAAAACAGCGACCAAATGGCGGAATCGGAGAAGAAGCCGAGAGACCCTGCAAGAGAATCCCTGGATGCAGTCACTGAGGGTGAGAAAAGTGACAGGGAACTCACAAACATTCCTGAGCTCCAGAGATACCCGAGAGAAGAGAGACCCTTACGAAGTAAAAACAGCGACCAAATGGCGGAATCGGAGAAGAAGCCGAGAGACCCTGCAAGAGACTCCCTGGATGCAGTCACTGAGGGTGAGAAAAGTGACAGGGAACTCACAAAcatccctgagctccagagaTACCCGAGAGAAGAGAGACCCTTACGAAGTAAAGACAGCGACCAAATGGCGGAATCGGAGAAGAAGCCGAGAGACCCTGCAAGAGACTCCCTGGATGCAGTCACTGAGGGTGAGAAAAGTGACAGGGAACTCACAAACATCCCTGAGCACCAGAGACACCCGAGAGAAGAGAGACCCTTACGAAATAAAAACAGCGACCAAATGGCTTTTCAACTCcatgagggagagagaaaagggaagAAATCCATTCTATGTGACACCGCTGGAACAAGCCTTG GTTTAAAATGTCTTCAAAGGAGCCCTGAGAATGACAAATGTTTTAGTCACCAATCAAACTTAAGAAAACATGATAGGATTCATACCGGAAAGAGACTGTATACCTGTCCAGAATATGGGAAATGTTTTAGTCACCAATCAAACTTAAGAaaacatgagaggattcataccgGAAAGAGACTGTATACCTGTCCAGAATATGGGAAATGTTTTAGTCAGCAGTcaattttaaaaatgcacaagagaaTTCATAttggagaaaaaccatatttaTGCCcagagtgtggtaaaagctttaatttTCAGTCAGCTTTAAAAagacatgagaggattcatactggagagaaaccatatacatgctcagaatgtggtaaaagctttaatcagcaGTCAGCTTTAAAAACACACAGGAGgagtcatactggagagaaaccatatacatgctcagaatgtggtaaaagctttaatcggcagtcagttttaaaaatacacaggaggattcatactggagagaaaccatatacatgctcagaatgtggtaaaaactaTAATCAGAAGTCAGCATTAAAAACACATGAGAGgagtcatactggagagaaaccatatacatgctcagaatgtggtaaaagctttaaaaaTCAGTCAGCGTTAAATacacatgagaggattcatactggagagaaaccatatacatgctcagaatgtggtaaaaactaTAATCAGAAGTCAGCATTAAAAACACATGAGAGgagtcatactggagagaaaccatatacatgctcagaatgtggtaaaagctttaaaaaTCAGTCAGCGTTAAATacacatgagaggattcatactggagagaaaccatatacatgctcagaatgtggtaaaagctttaatcagcaGTCAGCTTTAAAAACACACAGGAGgagtcatactggagagaaaccatatacatgctcagaatgtggtaaaagctttaatcggcagtcagttttaaaaatacacaggaggattcatactggagagaaaccatatacatgctcagaatgtggtaaaaactaTAATCAGAAGTCAGCATTAAAAACACATGAGAGgagtcatactggagagaaaccatatacatgctcagaatgtggtaaaagctttaaaaaTCAGTCAGCGTTAAATacacatgagaggattcatactggagagaaaccatatacatgctcagaatgtggtaaaagctttaatcggCAATCAGCTTTAAAATCACACAGATGGATTCATTCGGAagaaaaaccatatacatgctcagaatgtggtaaaagctttaattgTCTGTCGGTTTTAAAAAGACATGAgttgattcatactggagagaaaccatatacatgctcagaatgtggtaaaagctttaatctgCAGTCAGCTTTAAAATCACACAGATGGATTCATTCGGAagaaaaaccatatacatgctcagaatgtggtaaaagctttaattgTCTGTCGGTTTTAAAAAGACATGAgttgattcatactggagagaaaccatatacatgctcagaatgtggtaaaaactaTAATCAGCAGTCAGCATTAAAAacacatgagaggattcatactggagagaaaccatatacatgctcagaatgtggtaaaagctttaatcggCATTCAGCTTTAAAAACACACAGGTGGATTCATACAGGAGACAAACCATGTAAAtgctcagaatgtggtaaaagctttaataaTCAGTCAACGTTAAAAacacatgagaggattcatactggagaaaaaccatatacatgctcagaatgtggtaaaagctttaatcggcagtcagttttaaaaatacacaggtggattcatactggagagaaaccatatacatgctcagaatgtggtaaaaactaTAATCAGCAGTCAGCATTAAAAacacatgagaggattcatactggagagaaaccatatacatgctcagaatgtggtaaaagctttaaaaaTCAGTCAGCATTAAAAacacatgagaggattcatactggagagaaaccatatacatgctcagaatgtggtaaaagctttaataaTCAGTCAGCGTTAAAAacacatgagaggattcatactggagaaaaaccatatacatgcacagaatgtggtaaaagctttaatcggcagtcagttttaaaaatacacaggtggattcatactggagagaaaccatatacatgctcagaatgtggtaaaaactaTAATCAGCAGTCAGCATTAAAAacacatgagaggattcatactggagagaaaccatatacatgctcagaatgtggtaaaagctttaaaaaTCAGTCAGCATTAAAAacacatgagaggattcatacaggagaaaaaccatgtacatgctcagaatgtggtaaaagctttaataaTCAGTCAACGTTAAAAacacatgagaggattcatactggagaaaaaccatatacatgctcagaatgtggtaaaagctttaaaaaTCAGTCAGCATTAAAAacacatgagaggattcatacaggagaaaaaccatatacatgctcagaatgtggtaaaagctttaaaaaTCAGTCAACGTTAAAAacacatgagaggattcatacaggagaaaaaccatatacatgctcagaatgtggtaaaagctttaaaaaTCAGTCAACGTTAAAAacacatgagaggattcatactggagaaaaaccatatacatgctcagaatgtggtaaaagctttaaaaaTCAGTCAGCATTAAAAacacatgagaggattcatacaggagaaaaaccatatacatgctcagaatgtggtaaaagctttaataaTCAGTCAGCATTAAAAacacatgagaggattcatactggagaaaaaccatatacatgctcagaatgtggtaaaagctttaatcggcagtcagttttaaaaatacacaggtggattcatactggagagaaaccatatgcTGTGCAGAATGTTGTAAAAGCACAAATGGGCATCACATTTAAAGAGATACATGAAGATTCATAA